From the Oceanispirochaeta sp. genome, the window CCGGTAGGAACGGAACAGTTTTTGTTCCAGTAACTGCTTCAGAAGGAAAATGCTTTCCGGGTCTTTTCTTTTTATAAGACAGGAAAGGGCTTTATCTTTCAGGTTATTTATAAAGGGGGATTCACCTTTTAAATCAAACACTTTTGCGATGATCCAGGCAAAATTACTGCTGCTCACTCCCCGATGGAAAATCTCGACAGCCAGGAAAAGGGCTCCTTTGTCTGAAAAATTTTCTTTTTTATTCAGAAATGAACTTACCTGATGATCCGCCGCCGCAGAGAGAATCTTTTTTCTGCGAGTCAAGTCTTCCAGGTCGCGTGAGCTTCCCTTCGTGATTAATTGATCCAGAGACCCTGATTTTTCAAGATAAAGGGATGCTGCCAGAATAATACCGGGGTGGGAGTCATTCATAAGGCGGAGCGCCAGATTATGATCATGGGAAGATTTTACATCCAGCAGTTCCAGACAGTGGATTTTTTCTATAACATCCAGATTCTCAGAATAGAGAGTATAGAGATCTGCAAAGTCTTTTTTGATTCTGTATAAGGCTTCCTGTCTGACTTTGAAGACGGGATCCTTTATATAGTGTCTGAAGAGAGTGTTGTAAAGTTTCTGCCTGTCTGAAGATTGGAAGAGTTTTATCATCAGAATCCGGATGTCCTGATGGCTATCCGCAAATTGGTCCCAGAGTATCCGGCGACATGTTTTTGTTTCTGAATAAACAAGGATACTGCAAGCCTGGTAGCGCAGGTCTGGATCGCTGTGCTGAACCAAAAGACACAGATCCTCTTCATATTCAAGAAAGAGCATTTTCCAGGGGGCCTTTTCTTCCTGTTTCTGAAGATCCTTTAATGATTCGCAAAACCAGGGAGTGAGAGGCATACCATCAATGAGGGATTGGAGTGTCTTTTTTCCTTTGGAATTATTTTTTAGAGTCTGAATGTTTTGCATGGTTTCTATCCTGCAGGAATCGGGTTAAGACGAAAAGAGCATGAGCACTGAATTCCACAGCTTTGTACAGGATTTTTTGTCCAAAATGGTTAGTCTCGAGGCTGTTTAACAGTAAAATCTCAGAAATACTCCCTTCTGTTATCAAAGGATAGACCAGGACACTCTGCATCTTACGGTGTAGAAATAATTCCGGAAAAAGGGGATTCTCCCTATTATTCTGTACAATCATCTGTTGGCAGTCCAGAATAAATTCAACCCAGTCTTCATTCGAATCCTCACAACTGGAAGAGATGAAAATTCCTTTGCTTTTTCTGCATTTAATCTTTCCATCATTACCGATGCTATACCAGTGAGCCAGGTCTGATTCTGTCAGGTAGAATGCCTTATCAAGGAGTTGAGGTATGTGTTCGTGTTCCCTCTCCTGGTGAGCAGGGAATAGATTCCTTTCCTCTACTGAGGATTTCATATAGATCTCCCGGTTAGTTCAGGCTCTTTTGAACAGCAAATTTCCATCCATTATATAATGAAATACGATCTTCTTCCTTCATCGATGGTTTAAAAACCTTGTCTTCTTTCCAAATTTTACTTATTTCATCCATGGATTTCCAGAAACCCACGGCCAAACCTGCAAGATATGCCGCTCCAAGGGCGGTCGTTTCGATGGAAAGGGGCCGGATAACTTCACTATCGGATATATCACTTTGAAACTGCATGAGAATATTGCTTCGCGATGCCCCGCCATCGACTCTGATGCTTTTAATTGGAATTTGAGATTCTTCCTGCATTATCTTCATAATATCCCAGGATCTGTAGGCTATCGATTCAAGAGCCGCCCGGCAGATATGCCTTTTATCCGTGCCTCTGGTTAATCCGCTGATAGAGGCTCTGGCTTCCATGTTCCAATAGGGCGCTCCCAGGCCCTGAAAAGCAGGAACAAGATAAACACCGCCGTTATTCTCTGTTTCTTCAGCCAGGGAATCACATTCCGAGGCATTCTTAATCAGATTCAGATTATCCCGAAGCCATTGGACCACGGCTCCACCCATAAAAATACTTCCTTCCAGGGCGTAGGTCGTTTTTCCATTCCTGTTCAATGCAATGGTTGTCAGCAGCCCTTTGCTTGAAGTTATGGGTGTTTCTCCCGTATTCATCAGCATAAAACAGCCGGTTCCGTAGGTATTTTTCACATCACCCCTGTCAAGGCACATCTGACCGAAGAGGGCAGACTGCTGGTCACCGGCAATACCGGCAATGGGGATTTCAACACCGAAGAGTGCCTTATCAGTGGTTCCATAGATCTCACTGGAGGACTTGACTTCAGGCAGCATTGACGAGGGGATCTGCAGTATTTCCAGTAGTTCCTTATCCCATTTCAAGGTATGGATATTAAACATTAAGGTTCGGCAGGCATTGGTCATATCCGTTACATGGACCTTTCCAGCGGTTAATTTCCAGATCAGCCAGCTGTCGATGTTTCCAAAGAGAAGATCCCCTGCTTCGGCTTTTTCTCTGGCACCGCTGACATTCTCCAATATCCAACGAATCTTGGAACCGGAAAAATAGGCATCCATGGGGAGCCCGGTCTTTTCACGGAAGAGGGACTCATAGCCTAGTTCACGAATTTTGTAACAGATATCGGCAGTCCGCTTGCACTGCCATACAATGGCATTGTACACAGGCTTTCCTGTCTTTTTGTCCCAGACGACAGTCGTCTCTCTCTGATTGGTAATACCGATGGCAGCCATTTCATCCAGGCTGATCTTCGTTTCATCCAGCACTTTCATGAGCATATTCTTCTGGCATTCCCAAATTTCTTCCGGATCATGTTCCACCCACTGTTCCCGAGGGAATATCTGAGTAAACTCCTGTTGCGACATGCCGATAATTTTTCCTGATTTATCTACGATGAGAGCCCTTGAGCTAGTCGTTCCTTGATCTAAAGCGATGATATAATCCATAAACTCCCCTAAAACGATCACATAACAATCAATATAAATCATTATCAGTGAGAACCAGGCTTTTGTCCATTAAATATTAATAGCTTAAAAAATAAATATAGGCTTACTATAAAAAAGCCGATAATATGATGATATGAATTTAATTAAGGTTGCAACAGGTCTCTTTTGGTTGGAGATCCCGGAAAAAGATCTCTTCCTTATGTGCGGTTGTCCCATGGACAGCATAAAGCATCTGGAAAATATGAATTTTATTCATAGAATCGATAGAGATGACTGTTATATGGAAAGCGGGCCTAATGCCATCCTCCTTTCGGACCTGGCAGTTCAAAACGGTTACTTTAGTAATCTGGCTGAATTTCCAATCCTTCACATGATGTATAAACAGGGCATGGCTCTTCCGGGTCACCCTGGAAACAAGGGAACAAGTCCCTGGCTGATTGGTACATCCGATCAGGTTAACGCTCAGAATCAATATATTTTCAGAGGCAATTACGGTCTGTCTTCGCGCGCAGAATTTGAAGAGGCAGGCTGTACTAAAGATGAAGTAGACCTCATGTGGAATCTGAAAATGAAATTTAACTTCAATAAGATTCTTAAACCGGAAGACCTGTTAGACACAACTATCATTGACGATGAGGCAGTGGAACTCCGTCCTGATGTATTTCTAAAAAGGACAGGATTAAACTGTTATAAACTTAGTTATAACGATGAAACAGTGGACATCGACCTCAATTTGAAGGACGATGAACTCTATGAACCGCCCTATGCGCTTGAGTCCCGAAAAGTCAGCAGAGAGAATTTTTCAATCATTCATGTGGGAGAGGGGAATGGATGGGATAATACCAGACCCTGTATGGGAAGCATCATATGTTTTGAAGGAAAAATATATCTGATAGATGCCGGTCCCAATATCGAATATTCACTGAATGCCCTTGGAATCAGTGTGAATGATGTAGAAGGGATTTTCCATACACACATTCATGATGACCATTTTGCCGGCTTGACCTATCTGATCATGGCTGACCATAAAATAAAATATTATGCAACCGAAACTGTCATGGCAACAGCCCGCAAAAAATTGGCGGCACTGATGGGGCAGGATATTTCCATTTTTGATCTGGTTTTGGATCCAATCATTCTTGACTGTCATGCCTGGAATAATGTAAACGGTCTGGAAGTTAAACCGCTTTTTTCACCCCATCCGGTTGAGACATCCATCTTTTATTTCAGGGTCATGAGTTCTTCAGGATATAAATCCTATGGTCATCTTGCTGATATTGTCTCCAGCAAAATTCTTAAAAGTTTTATAAGTGATAATCCCCAGGAAGGAATCGCTCAGGAATTTTATGATGATGTCTGGAACAGTTATAAGCAGTATGCTGATATCAAAAAGATTGATGTCGGCGGTGGCATGGTTCATGGAGAAGCCGGTGATTTTAAAAATGATCCTTCGGGGATTCTGATTCTGAGTCACCTTGACCGGCCTTTGAATGTACAGGAAAAAAGAATTGGAACTAATGTGGACTTTGGTTCTGCCCATGTTCTGATACCTGCTTCTGTAAATTATTTAAGGCTTCATGCCTCCAGAATCCTGAACTCTTATTTCCCGGATGCAGGGATATCCGATATAGAAATGCTTCTGGAGTGTCCCATCATCGAATTCCCAGCTAATACTGTCATTGCTGAAGACAGTACTCAGATGAAAGAGGTTTTTCTGATTCTTTCAGGAAAAGTCGATTATGTTTTTTCAGATAACGGTGCAAGTCATGAGATGACCGCCGGGAGTACCGTCGGACTAATGAACGGATTGTGGAATGAACCTATCAAGGGAACATATAGGGCCAGTGCCTTGGCGGAGACCCTGATCATCCCTAAAAATGTGTTCCTCAAGTTCATGAAAAAGACGGATGTCATGGATCAATTGATAAAGGTCAGCAGAATTATATTTGATCTGCGGAATACTCAATTATTGGGGTCTAGAATCTCTAATTTAAAACTCGTGAGACTGGCTCAGAGGGCCGCCACGGTCAATCTTCTTCCTGGTGATACAGTTCCCGGGGGATGGCCGAAGGATCTTTTCATTTTAAAAAAGGGTAGTGTGAATATTTATAACGGAAAAAAGAAGATTGGAAGTATAAAAAAATGGGATTCCTGGGGTGGATACCCGGTTTTTTCGAAACGAAAAGATCTGAATATTGATGCCAGGATCAGCGGTAA encodes:
- the glpK gene encoding glycerol kinase GlpK; the encoded protein is MDYIIALDQGTTSSRALIVDKSGKIIGMSQQEFTQIFPREQWVEHDPEEIWECQKNMLMKVLDETKISLDEMAAIGITNQRETTVVWDKKTGKPVYNAIVWQCKRTADICYKIRELGYESLFREKTGLPMDAYFSGSKIRWILENVSGAREKAEAGDLLFGNIDSWLIWKLTAGKVHVTDMTNACRTLMFNIHTLKWDKELLEILQIPSSMLPEVKSSSEIYGTTDKALFGVEIPIAGIAGDQQSALFGQMCLDRGDVKNTYGTGCFMLMNTGETPITSSKGLLTTIALNRNGKTTYALEGSIFMGGAVVQWLRDNLNLIKNASECDSLAEETENNGGVYLVPAFQGLGAPYWNMEARASISGLTRGTDKRHICRAALESIAYRSWDIMKIMQEESQIPIKSIRVDGGASRSNILMQFQSDISDSEVIRPLSIETTALGAAYLAGLAVGFWKSMDEISKIWKEDKVFKPSMKEEDRISLYNGWKFAVQKSLN
- a CDS encoding cyclic nucleotide-binding domain-containing protein; protein product: MNLIKVATGLFWLEIPEKDLFLMCGCPMDSIKHLENMNFIHRIDRDDCYMESGPNAILLSDLAVQNGYFSNLAEFPILHMMYKQGMALPGHPGNKGTSPWLIGTSDQVNAQNQYIFRGNYGLSSRAEFEEAGCTKDEVDLMWNLKMKFNFNKILKPEDLLDTTIIDDEAVELRPDVFLKRTGLNCYKLSYNDETVDIDLNLKDDELYEPPYALESRKVSRENFSIIHVGEGNGWDNTRPCMGSIICFEGKIYLIDAGPNIEYSLNALGISVNDVEGIFHTHIHDDHFAGLTYLIMADHKIKYYATETVMATARKKLAALMGQDISIFDLVLDPIILDCHAWNNVNGLEVKPLFSPHPVETSIFYFRVMSSSGYKSYGHLADIVSSKILKSFISDNPQEGIAQEFYDDVWNSYKQYADIKKIDVGGGMVHGEAGDFKNDPSGILILSHLDRPLNVQEKRIGTNVDFGSAHVLIPASVNYLRLHASRILNSYFPDAGISDIEMLLECPIIEFPANTVIAEDSTQMKEVFLILSGKVDYVFSDNGASHEMTAGSTVGLMNGLWNEPIKGTYRASALAETLIIPKNVFLKFMKKTDVMDQLIKVSRIIFDLRNTQLLGSRISNLKLVRLAQRAATVNLLPGDTVPGGWPKDLFILKKGSVNIYNGKKKIGSIKKWDSWGGYPVFSKRKDLNIDARISGKTPCDFYRISYDVLKDIPVVQWKLFQQWSCWDAHY